ACATAAAATTTGCTTATGCCACTGTTATAAAATTCCACTTAGAATACGAAAGAGACGTGGTAATGCTTCATTTGAATTTAAAAGGTTATAATTGAAAGTTTACAATTAAATAACTTGGGAAAATCGAACATATATCTTGTAAACTGCCGGCAAATCGATACACTATTTTCAAATGACATCCAAAGAACATACGATAACATAGCAGTTTTGTAACGTAATAAAGTAATAAAGAgcgtcaggaagtaaaataactgcctgattttttttttatttgtcaatGGGGATTACATTTCTCTGCCCTACATATGATCAAACTCTGACAACTTCACTTTATGACCTTTGAATGAACGGTTTCTCTTTGGTTTACTTAACATAGCCATTCTTGTTTGTCTCCAGGCAATTAGAATTAAATTTTGATGGCACTGGAGAAACGGTAAGACCATTTTATTAATATCGCAAAAATATTCATCACATTTTCAGTACCTCACACGATTCGTGATGATTTTCTGATGTGTTTCATGTATAGGATGCTTATTTAGAGGATTCTGATAATAGCGGGAACATCATTCACATTCTGATAATAGCGGTAACATGATTAACGGAATGCGGAGTGTTCACGGAATTAGGCAAGATATGTGGAATGTCGGTGAGTAATTACATACTGAAGAGATGTCCATAAATCGGAAAATACTCATCTCTTTATATGTCTCTACTTCGAAATTAATGTCACATACCGATTTATATTCGGATTATATATCGATGTTTAATCTTTAATGGTGAAGCAATTTGGATCGAGATACGACGTTAACCTGGGTTAACCACTGTAATTGACATTAACCCTTCAGAAATTGTTGCAGTAAATCCAACATActtttattgtttaaaaaaagcagTGCAAACATTTGTTTTATCGCCTGCATTCGCGTGCTGACTGCTTATTATGTTATCCGAGGATAactatatttataattattttaagtgaTGGGTTTTTAATCATATATTTGCTGCTTTTTAATGATGCAAATAGGTGTTTAGAAGGACACAATGTGTTTTACACCGGAACGAAATGCGAATGGAATAGAAAAACGGATCAGACGCGCCATCGAAGCTTAAACGAACTTTATGACGTGGAGATCTTGAAGTCTGTTAACATTTGTTTTGTAGATCTGTGACTAATTATACATTTGTCAGTAATGAATATAGCTCTAAATTAACCCCCTATTTTGCCCAAATGCTGTGTTAATATCAGAAAAGTTGGTCAATGTTTATCATTCTATTCGGTAATTTCGACATGCGATTTCCCTGTTCACTTACTCTTTGATTAGCCACTTCCTCTTGCACCTTTGATCCAATCCAACCCGGCCCCAGATCACTACAAAACTCGGAAACAGATTCACCTCTAGTCTTAAGTACATCACCTTTACATTTCTTCTTCTAAGAGGGATATGCAGTCTTAGCGCTGTTGATAAATACAGAGAAATAAAACCCATCTCGAAGTTTTAAAAAACAACGCAGAAGTTAGGAAGAGGAGGGAACAGGGTGGGATGGTATGGGAAGGGCAGTTTTGGGGGAGGTCTTACAAAAGCCCGATTTCTTATGACAATCATaccatttcataattatttgtcTGAACAGTGGAAAAGCGAAatcattttatataattttcttATAATTTGTTTATCCGGCACAATTATTATAGTTGATGACGCACGTACGTAAGAGAGTTTTGCCATCTGATTTTGAAAAGAGAACGTACCTTGTGTTCAAAAAGTTTTGCACTGGGGTTCTTTCGATGAGAAATAAAACTTTTGAGCAGGAAACCTACGCACAACAACAGCGGAAAGTCATTTTTGCCGTCAGCTGAACGAGATTCGGCGCAGGCGCTTTGGATGTCGCTGTCACCAAAACGTTTCCCTTCACACTGGAAACTGTCACAAGTGACGTCAATCATTGTGCCCCGACCAATTAAAACGCTTGGCGATTGTTTAGCTCCACGGGCTGCAGCGCCTACCACGAATCTCTTTTCAGTGTACCAAAGCGTCCCGCTGCCTCCTCTCAGCCGAATGGGATTACATGCAGGCACCGAGATAAAATCAAAACTTcacaaagttttattttttgttacatttttatcacgattaaaatacatttgtcatcatcattattattttgccCGCTGTcaagttattttaaaattagGCTTAATGAGCGTGGATGCTCCGGGATGCCCAATGATGGACCCCGCGTTTTCCAAACGGAACACGGCGCTGAGATTAGTTGACTTGGCAGGGGCtcaccaccatcaccatcatcaccaccataCCCCTCAGTGCGTGACAGGCTTCCCGGGGCTCAACAGCTATGCACACTCAATGGCTCACACGCACCCTGGGGAGATTACTACAGAACCCTGCCTGGGGCCGAGTCCATTCGGGCCAGAACACATGGGGTACACCGCGGCCCTCAAAATCAGCCCAGCCCATCATTATccccaccaccatcaccactaCAATCATCATATGGCAGGCCACAGCGAAGTGGTCTCCAGTCAAACGGGAGCCTTCGGTCCGGCGCAGCCTGCGGCACTCCCATACTCAAAGTCCTGTACGACCCACGTGCTGTCGGCAGGTAGGGACTTCCTATTTGGAAGAGATCTGAAAGCGCAAGGCATTCCGGGTGTCGCCGACCACACGACCGGTGCAGCTTCTCACCACGGAATGTTTGTTTCAACAACAGGTAGCTATCCTGGGCACTATGGTCATCACCCCGACGCCGCAACTCATACACTGTTCGCCGGACTCCATCACGAACAAGCACCTAACGGGGCTCCAGGTGGCCAGACACTCAATGGACAATTAAGGTTAGGAATACCTGGAGAAATGTACGTTAGGTCTGGTCACTTGGCAGTTTCAAGTCAAGTGGCAGTTTCAAGGGCTGATCCGTTTGCTACTTCACCGTTGCATAGTTACAGCGGTATAAATCTCAACATGAACGTAAGCGCACACCACGGACCTGGTGCCTTTTTCCGTTACATGAGGCAGCCGATCAAACAAGAACTAATCTGCAAGTGGATGGAGCCGGAGCACGCTGCAAAAAAACTTTGCTCTAAAACGTACAGCACCATGCACGAGCTGGTTACGCACGTTACGGTGGAGCACGTTGGTGGACCGGAGCAAGCGAATCATATCTGCTTTTGGGAAGAGTGTCCCCGCGAAGGGAAATCTTTTAAAGCCAAATACAAACTTGTGAACCATATCAGAGTACACACCGGCGAGAAGCCCTTTCCATGCCCATTCCCAGGCTGCGGCAAAGTATTTGCAAGGTCTGAAAATCTTAAGATCCACAAAAGGACACACACAGGTTAGTGATTTTATTCGCATTGTATAAATATTGTACTTGCATAACTGTTATAGGCAATTTgactttcatttaaaaaatgtcgaTCTGTTTAAGAGTAATACAGTACAAGGTCCGTGTTGGTGTTCCACTGAATTATAACTGCGTGTAGTCCAAGATGACTCTACGTATTCAATAGGGAAGGCTATAGGCAATACAGAAAGGCCTGAAAAACAGCAAATGTTTCAGGGCCAACTCTGACATTAATGTAGCCTACTTTACCAGTGTCTCTACACTAAAATCGGCATTACGACGCCGCACATATTTTCGTCTGTTTGCCAAACCTTTGATACCTAATCTTGTAGTTTTGCAACTATCGCTAAATAACCACCCAATATTACTAGATTATTTTGTTGACGCATTCATGCCTGTGCATATGAATTTAATTCTTGAAAGTACAGAGGTATAAAAGATATAAAATCAGCTTCCTTAAATGCTGCCGGTGTAGCCA
This window of the Paramormyrops kingsleyae isolate MSU_618 chromosome 1, PKINGS_0.4, whole genome shotgun sequence genome carries:
- the zic4 gene encoding zinc finger protein ZIC 4 isoform X1 is translated as MSLSPKRFPSHWKLSQVTSIIVPRPIKTLGDCLAPRAAAPTTNLFSVYQSVPLPPLSRMGLHAGTEIKSKLHKVLFFVTFLSRLKYICHHHYYFARCQVILKLGLMSVDAPGCPMMDPAFSKRNTALRLVDLAGAHHHHHHHHHTPQCVTGFPGLNSYAHSMAHTHPGEITTEPCLGPSPFGPEHMGYTAALKISPAHHYPHHHHHYNHHMAGHSEVVSSQTGAFGPAQPAALPYSKSCTTHVLSAGRDFLFGRDLKAQGIPGVADHTTGAASHHGMFVSTTGSYPGHYGHHPDAATHTLFAGLHHEQAPNGAPGGQTLNGQLRLGIPGEMYVRSGHLAVSSQVAVSRADPFATSPLHSYSGINLNMNVSAHHGPGAFFRYMRQPIKQELICKWMEPEHAAKKLCSKTYSTMHELVTHVTVEHVGGPEQANHICFWEECPREGKSFKAKYKLVNHIRVHTGEKPFPCPFPGCGKVFARSENLKIHKRTHTGEKPFKCEFDGCDRRFANSSDRKKHSHVHTSDKPYNCKVRGCDKSYTHPSSLRKHMKVHCKSPPPSSGYESSTTSLVSPSSDFGREPGSSTLSEPLSSSQAANLSEWYVCHSSGASGTQTPPSNSSSPDPDDGPPYGNPEPSEAL
- the zic4 gene encoding zinc finger protein ZIC 4 isoform X3, encoding MYVRSGHLAVSSQVAVSRADPFATSPLHSYSGINLNMNVSAHHGPGAFFRYMRQPIKQELICKWMEPEHAAKKLCSKTYSTMHELVTHVTVEHVGGPEQANHICFWEECPREGKSFKAKYKLVNHIRVHTGEKPFPCPFPGCGKVFARSENLKIHKRTHTGEKPFKCEFDGCDRRFANSSDRKKHSHVHTSDKPYNCKVRGCDKSYTHPSSLRKHMKVHCKSPPPSSGYESSTTSLVSPSSDFGREPGSSTLSEPLSSSQAANLSEWYVCHSSGASGTQTPPSNSSSPDPDDGPPYGNPEPSEAL
- the zic4 gene encoding zinc finger protein ZIC 4 isoform X2, with the protein product MSLSPKRFPSHWKLSQVTSIIVPRPIKTLGDCLAPRAAAPTTNLFSVYQSVPLPPLSRMGLHAGTEIKSKLHKVLFFVTFLSRLKYICHHHYYFARCQVILKLGLMSVDAPGCPMMDPAFSKRNTALRLVDLAGAHHHHHHHHHTPQCVTGFPGLNSYAHSMAHTHPGEITTEPCLGPSPFGPEHMGYTAALKISPAHHYPHHHHHYNHHMAGHSEVVSSQTGAFGPAQPAALPYSKSCTTHVLSAGSYPGHYGHHPDAATHTLFAGLHHEQAPNGAPGGQTLNGQLRLGIPGEMYVRSGHLAVSSQVAVSRADPFATSPLHSYSGINLNMNVSAHHGPGAFFRYMRQPIKQELICKWMEPEHAAKKLCSKTYSTMHELVTHVTVEHVGGPEQANHICFWEECPREGKSFKAKYKLVNHIRVHTGEKPFPCPFPGCGKVFARSENLKIHKRTHTGEKPFKCEFDGCDRRFANSSDRKKHSHVHTSDKPYNCKVRGCDKSYTHPSSLRKHMKVHCKSPPPSSGYESSTTSLVSPSSDFGREPGSSTLSEPLSSSQAANLSEWYVCHSSGASGTQTPPSNSSSPDPDDGPPYGNPEPSEAL